The region TGTAGTGCAAATGCCGCTGCAGCctcgatttttttaaaaaaaaaaaaaatttatatggatGTTTAGGAGAAACATTTAATGTGATATttctatattaatatattatacgcttataataattaaatgtcACTTCACTTAGCCAAAAAACTAAGGTAAAATGAACCACAACTGGAATCATATTATCTATATTAGTGTCGTCATTCCTTCCGATCTGCAATTGCCTACTTGCATGATCAGTTTATCTCCATCACAGGTTAAAAAAATACGAAAGAGCTTAGAAGCTGAAGAGATCAGCTTGCTATGGCCAAATCCGTCATGATTTTGGTGTCCACCCAATTAGCTGATAACAATTTTACCTTTACTTCCTCCTTTTCAACCGAGTCATTGGGTTGAAACACAAATTGTTTTGCAACCAAGCAGTAGGCATATATAAGTTCAAGGAAAACCACGCTGAGACTGCTCAGCAGTAGAGCCAATTCATTCACAAGTCATGTTTAGGGGAGCAACAAAAGATAAAACACAAACAATGGCactccatgttcttcatgtAATTACCTCACCCTGAATAGAGGGCTTTCTAGAATGAGTAGGGAGCACCTTGAGGAGGATTAGATGGGGATCCGCAATGAAAAGATGAGGCGGCACGACAACTACTTCTACTCCGTGGTCTGAAAAGATGAGGCGACAACTACTTCGCAACAAAACGAGGAGGCTGCTACTTTGTGGTCTGAAATTTAAAACTCTTGAGGCTACTAACAATCCACCTTTCAAATGGAACTAACTCGTCTTTGTTTTGGGGGTCTTCTTTCTGAGTTGTCTCCTTATAATTGAGCTTTTCATCCCGAGGAAGAACAGCAATGCACCAAAAAGTGCTACACACTGCCGATAAGACTTGGCTTAAGTTGAATTGCAGAGCAAACATGCAAGTTGAGAAACAAATCGGGTATGAGATCAAACCTGCAAGAACTCCTGCCCGAGCGCAAAAAATTCTGGCTTGCCGTAACTATAGTTATAGAAATCATACAGAAGTGGAGTTGTATACGCCAGGTGGTATAGctgaatgaaaaagaaaaacaaaaatcaaatgtAAAATATGCTTAGATACAATAAAATTGGATGGGATTGAAAGATAGTCAAATTACAGAATTATGTACTAAAGCATTGTTGAAAGGCCAAGAATGTTTGGAATTCAGGAAGCCAGATGAAACTAACCAGTAGATAAGCACCGAAGGAACTGCCAAATACAAATAGCAAGCCGCCAAGGCCTTTTAGAACAATGGAGGCTGCTACAAAATGCCTAACCTGAAAAACATAAGTCAAATGTAGAGaacaaatcaaatttgaaaaagagatGAAGATTTACCGAAGAAAATAGATATCTAAGTACACAAAACAAGAGCCTTACATCAATTATTGGTGCCCCTTCCCCAAAATTGGACTTCAAATATTTCTGGAATACAGCTAACTTGGGAGCCAATTCCTTTGCTGCAGGTCCACCATCAGTACCAAATTCATTGTACCTTTGAAGATGCACATGTCAACAGAACAACTAATAACATTACCAAActaattggagaaaaattaaaagcaaaagAGCCCtttggttggggggggggggggggggggggggggggggggtgtcatATCCCGTTTCACCAATGGTTATGTACATCACtcagtgaaaaagaaaaagaaaacaccaTGCATGGTTCAAGGGTAAActgacacaaaaaaaaaaaaagataagaaatccTAGTTACCCTAACAACACAAAAGAATGAGAGATAGAAGTGCACaacaaacataaacaagaagatgaagagagcAGAGAGGCAGATGCAttaagaagggaaaagaaaatggaccAAATACCAAACAGGATGAgcgagtgttttttttttttcttttttttttgggagggagggggggaggttagggtttagggttgttGGGGAGCTTCAAAGAGCTATTTCAGTTCTCTGCTTGTAATATTGTATAGCCATGAAACAATTTAGCAATTAAGAACACAAGTCTTGCTTCCCATGTAATAATActaaagataaaacaaatatatcTGACTGGTTCAGGTGAATTAACCAATCTTCAAACAAATCCAGCTATATCTTATCAATAAATTTCCTGCACTAGAAAGAGTCTTTCAAGAACCCAATCCACGAGCAGTTGGGGGCTGGTTCCTGCAAAACATCTTGGCTTTCTTTTggcgtcataaaggaaagaatATTTGAACATCACAGCCAAAGATTTTTAATATATCCATATCCATATTTCAACCATCTATGAGAAAAAAGAAGTCCCTTCCATTACCACACAAAACCATCTTGACTGATGCATGAAAGTGGTCGTAAAATGTAGAAACTATCTGAAGCAAAACCTGAGTAAACCCATTCTGGACCAAAAAATAATACTCCCAGTCCTTCTACACAGGCAAAGCCTCAAATGGAGTTTCAACCTCTCCCTTGGCAGAGGAAACCAACCATGATATTATTTATACCCTACAACTTACAGATGAGTTACATAAGTAAGCAACCTGAACTCAACTTCTGggtgaaagaaaaagaaaaccagAAGTAGCCGACATAGATACCAATTTAGTCCTTTGAAACCATTTTCatcctctcttttctttataatattttgcaACCAATCCAAAAGTAAAACAACTTCAACTAATGAAAACTTACTTTAAATATTAAGAgaatatttaaaatcaaaagactAATACGAGAGATTAGAGTCTTTGCAGTTAATGAATATATGCCATCTAGGCCATTAGGTGGCCAACCTCAAGCAATCCATGAATCCAAGAGATACGACCACTGATGTCTTTCCATGACACCTACCAAAGTAAAAGATTTTAAGCCAGAACTATTTTGACTATGCTGCTCTTGTGCTAATAAAAAATCATCCAAATACTGAACCAAATGTGTATTATCAAGGGTCAAAGGGAGACCCGAAGACTATTGGGTAGAAGTCGGAAGTGACAGATATATGTGGAGAGGCACACTCTCCACAATATCAAGGAATATGTCCTCATCAAAAAACCATGTTGTGCACACAAGATGAAAATTTTGTACAATAAAACTCCAACATGCTTGTGTTCTCAAATTAAAGGTAGATATCTAGACAGTCAATAAAAGTGTCACCATCCTTTAACATTCCAAAGCCTCAAACCCACAATAAGGCCTCATACTCAGTAGTGAGTGATATTTAACAATATCACTTGGACAGAAAGAGCTCATGTTTAATGACAGCGtttatttgatatatatgaCTAGGTGGGAATTGATATCCTGCAACaatttttttgtgagaaaaCAACCAATAATGGGACTAGTTTATACAATATCCAAGTAATCCATTGTTTGGTCAGGATATGACAAAGCATGGGATAAGGTTGGCCCCATTGTGATTACTGGCATTAAATTTTGGTGCTAGACTTATTTTATCATCCACCTAATCCTGTGATAACAAACCCACTTTACCAATCCCATGCATTGGCTCTTGGCCAGAGACTGTTTTATTCACTCCAACATTTGATAACACATCCAGACCAAAAGAGTTATGAGCTGCCTTAATCAAAACAAAGATGGGGCAGGTGGTCTTGGAGGACTAACAACAAATTCCATCCATACTCACAAGGTCATGATGTCTCCACTATCAATTGCAAAAGGATTCCTTCTCACGTATTTGGGCTTTAATCAGAAGAATAGCATATTATGTAGAGTTATGAACTTATTAGTATGCCCAAAAGTCAGACAGCATCTACTGATTTGGCATCAATACATGCCCAAGTGATAGCTCCCCCACCCAATCCCCGGCACCCTAGTCACCCACATGCAGCATTGCCCAACATAAATTACAGTAACCAAGGTAGGCTCCCATGCCATGTTGCCATGGGCTTCGATTCTATGCCAAAAATATTAATCTATTAGATAGTGGTATCGCTCTATTTA is a window of Diospyros lotus cultivar Yz01 chromosome 10, ASM1463336v1, whole genome shotgun sequence DNA encoding:
- the LOC127811914 gene encoding uncharacterized protein LOC127811914, which produces MGFFSFLGRVLFASLFILSAWQMYNEFGTDGGPAAKELAPKLAVFQKYLKSNFGEGAPIIDVRHFVAASIVLKGLGGLLFVFGSSFGAYLLLYHLAYTTPLLYDFYNYSYGKPEFFALGQEFLQCVALFGALLFFLGMKSSIIRRQLRKKTPKTKTS